The DNA region TCATGAAAGATGAAGGTGAAAGCTCGTTGCCTTGGCGCAGTACCCAGTCACGGAACATGCCATAAGGCCATGCAATTGCGATGTTGACTGGAATAGACAACGTACGCGATGCCAAAGACTGCTCGAACGTCATACCCGAGATCAAAATCTCAATGATCATCCCTGTGATAAAACAAAAAACCACCATAGCAAAAGTATCCGCTGCGGCGTTACGAATACAAAATGGTCCACGAGACTTCATTTACAACCTCTAAAATCAAACACTATTAAAAACGACATCTATAAAATGATTTACTGCATTTAGAACCACATAGCAGTTAATGACGCTATTAGAGCACAATATTTTCAGTTTATGATTCCGTTTTAAAATATTAGTTGTAAATTAATAACCAACTTTAAGCCCCAAAGTAGCAGCTTTCACCAAAACCAGTAAAAAGCACCGTTAAAGGACCTAAAATGAAGTTAAAAAACGTAATTTACTTACCAACGAACGACTTAGCTCGCGCTAAAACACAAAAAACCAGACGAATATCTGGTAAGAGAATTTCAAAAAGATCGGCTTATGCTACTTGGAGAAGGATTTTCAGAGTAAATGCGAAGTTTGTAGAGTTGGGAAGATGGAAAGAAGCCAAAAGTAGTGCAGGCAAACGCCCACACCACTTTGTAGAAATGGATAGGTTATTGATCTGCGAGCAACATAGTCAGTTTGTCGATATCTTCTTCTTCAGGAGCGAGCGCTTTACTTAGGTAATCCTCGATCCGCTGGATAACCTTGTTTAGCTCGTCTGAGACACTTGGCTGGACACTCTCGAAAATATGAGAAAGCGTTGACATTGCCTGTTCCAAATTATCGTCATCTAGCGCCATATAGAAGTTCAGCAGTAGTGCCTCTGCGTTTTGTGGTTTGGGCTGCTCGGCACTCTTTTTATCTTGGTACTGATAAAGCATTGAAGCATGTCGGTACAAGGCATCATCAAGCTCAGATTCAACAATAGGTTTGGCAATAATATGGTTGGCACCCACGTCAAGCATGCGCTCTTGTGTTTCTTTGAATACATCGGCAGTACAACCAAAGATCAGCACGGAACTTGCTGGTGTATCCATAGAGCGAATCACTGCAATGGCTCCCACTCCGTCGAGCACTGGCATGTGGTTATCCATTAAGACCAAATCGAACTCTTGCTTCGTTACCTGCTCTACCGCTTGCTGCCCGTTCTCGACACAAACACACACAAAGCC from Vibrio hyugaensis includes:
- a CDS encoding L-alanine exporter AlaE, producing MKSRGPFCIRNAAADTFAMVVFCFITGMIIEILISGMTFEQSLASRTLSIPVNIAIAWPYGMFRDWVLRQGNELSPSSFMKNVSDLMAYVLFQSPVYAGILLAVGASTDQIITAVASNAVVSCGMGVLYGYFLDQCRRWFRVPGYYQEA